A single region of the Xiphias gladius isolate SHS-SW01 ecotype Sanya breed wild chromosome 17, ASM1685928v1, whole genome shotgun sequence genome encodes:
- the slc8a2a gene encoding sodium/calcium exchanger 2a isoform X3: MYMFLGVSIIADRFMASIEVITSQEKEVTITKPNGETTITTVRVWNETVSNLTLMALGSSAPEILLSVIEVCGHNFDAGELGPGTIVGSAAFNMFVIIGLCVWVIPDGESRKIKHLRVFFITAFWSIFAYVWLYLILAVISPGIVEVWEAVVTLLYFPVCVILAWIADRRLLFYKYMHKRYRADKRHGIVVEMEGDLAPKGVEVIMDGKLSDGSLCPGNSSSVTVSVQTNELDQNKDEVVRILKDLKEKHPDKDLDQLIEMANYSALVHQKKSRAFYRVQATRMMIGAGNILKKHAAEQTRRSGGQEADKATCSHICFESAQYQCTENCGTLSLGVILDGGTGQNTFYVDYCTENGSANAGADYEFTQGTLVFKPGETRKEIKVGILDDDIFEEDEHFFVHLQKLRVEEGENEGAGTPPKGRLVEPLVATITILDDDHAGIFTFGQRVLRVSESTGTLMVTVVRNSGSRGTVAVPYHTEDGSAKAGVDYEENRGELEFTNEQTSQTLQVRIINVEEYEKQENFFIVLEDPKWLKRGLSGECVRNPTPEEEEARRISEMGKPILGEHSSLEVIIEESCEFKNTVDKLLKDTNLAVVIGTHSWREQFIEAVTVSAGDGDEEEGQEQRMPNCFDYFMHILCIFWKILFACVPPTEYWNGWACFIVSISVIGVLTAIIGDLASHFGCTVGLRDAVTAVVFVALGTSLPDTFASKVAATQDQYADACVGNVTGSNAVNVFLGIGVAWSVAAVYWEVKGKVFRVDPGSLAFSVTLFTIFAFFSMGVLMLRRKPSIGGELGGPRIPKVLTSLLFFGLWFLYVLFASLEAYCHIQGF; this comes from the exons ATGTACATGTTCCTGGGTGTGTCCATCATCGCAGACCGCTTCATGGCATCCATTGAAGTCATCACCTCTCAG GAAAAGGAGGTGACCATCACCAAACCTAACGGTGAAACTACAATAACTACAGTGAGAGTCTGGAATGAGACCGTGTCCAACCTCACTCTCATGGCCCTGGGGTCCTCTGCGCCTGAGATCCTGCTTTCTGTTATTGAG GTGTGTGGGCACAACTTTGATGCAGGGGAGCTCGGCCCAGGCACCATAGTGGGCAGCGCTGCCTTCAATATGTTTGTGATAATCGGTCTATGTGTGTGGGTGATCCCTGACGGAGAGTCTCGCAAGATCAAACACCtgcgtgtgttttttattaCGGCTTTCTGGAGTATTTTTGCCTATGTTTGGCTCTACCTCATACTGGCTGTCATCTCACCAGGGATTGTAGAG GTGTGGGAGGCCGTAGTGACACTGCTTTACTTTCCGGTGTGTGTGATCTTGGCTTGGATTGCTGACCGTCGCCTACTCTTCTACAAATACATGCACAAGCGTTATCGTGCTGACAAGCGTCATGGCATCGTGGTGGAAATGGAAGGTGACCTTGCGCCCAAAGGCGTTGAAGTGATCATGGATGGAAAGTTGTCAGATGGCAGTTTGTGCCCTGGAAACTCCTCCAGTGTGACAGTGTCTGTGCAGACAAATGAACTAGACCAGAACAAAGATGAG GTGGTCCGCATCCTTAAAGACCTGAAGGAGAAACATCCAGACAAAGACCTCGACCAGCTGATTGAGATGGCCAACTACTCTGCCCTGGTCCACCAGAAGAAGAGCCGTGCCTTCTACCGTGTCCAGGCGACACGCATGATGATCGGTGCTGGTAACATATTAAAGAAACATGCTGCTGAGCAGACACGCCGCTCAGGAGGCCAGGAGGCTGACAAGGCCACATGCtcacacatttgttttgaaagtgCCCAGTACCAGTGCACTGAGAACTGTGGCACTCTGAGCCTTGGGGTGATCCTTGATGGGGGCACAGGTCAGAACACTTTCTATGTGGACTACTGTACAGAAAATGGCTCCGCCAATGCTGGGGCAGACTATGAATTCACTCAGGGAACCCTGGTGTTTAAGCCAGGGGAGACCCGCAAAGAGATCAAG GTGGGTATCTTGGATGATGACATCTTTGAGGAGGATGAGCATTTCTTTGTGCATCTTCAGAAACTGAGGGTAGAAGAAGGTGAAAATGAAGGGGCAGGAACTCCACCCAAGGGTAGACTAGTGGAGCCACTGGTTGCCACTATCACTATCTTGGATGATGACCATGCTGGCATCTTCACCTTTGGTCAGCGGGTACTGCGGGTGAGTGAGAGCACAGGCACGTTGATGGTGACAGTGGTGAGGAACTCAGGGTCCAGGGGCACTGTTGCTGTGCCATACCATACAGAGGATGGCAGTGCCAAAGCTGGGGTGGACTATGAGGAGAACAGAGGGGAGTTGGAATTCACCAATGAACAGACCAG TCAGACCTTACAAGTGCGCATCATAAATGTGGAAGAATATGAGAAGCAGGAAAACTTCTTCATTGTGCTTGAAGACCCCAAATGGCTGAAGCGAGGACTCTCTGGTGAGTGTGTAA GAAACCCCACCCCCGAGGAGGAAGAGGCAAGGAGGATCTCTGAGATGGGTAAACCCATTCTAGGAGAGCACAGCAGCCTAGAGGTCATCATAGAGGAGTCCTGTGAGTTTAAG AACACTGTGGACAAACTCCTAAAGGACACCAATCTGGCTGTGGTGATTGGCACTCATTCGTGGAGAGAGCAGTTCATTGAAGCAGTCACAGTCAGTGCAG GTGATGGAGATGAAGAAGAGGGACAAGAGCAGCGAATGCCAAACTGCTTCGACTATTTCATGCACATATTGTGCATTTTTTGGAagattttgtttgcatgtgttccGCCAACCGAGTACTGGAATGGCTGGGCATGCTTCATAGTGTCAATCTCTGTCATTGGTGTCTTAACGGCCATTATCGGGGACCTAGCCTCCCATTTTGGCTGCACTGTAGGCCTGAGAGATGCTGTCACAGCAGTGGTCTTTGTAGCACTGGGGACTTCACTTCCTG ATACCTTTGCCAGTAAAGTGGCTGCCACTCAGGACCAGTATGCAGATGCATGTGTGGGAAATGTGACAGGAAGCAATGcagttaatgtgtttttgggCATTGGAGTGGCCTGGTCTGTGGCTGCTGTATATTGGGAAGTCAAAGGGAAGGTCTTCCGTGTGGACCCTGGCTCGCTGGCCTTCTCCGTCACACTCTTCACCATTTTTGCCTTCTTCAGTATGGGAGTGTTGATGCTACGCCGGAAACCGTCCATAGGTGGCGAACTGGGAGGTCCACGGATCCCCAAAGTCCTCacttcactgcttttctttggaCTGTGGTTTCTCTACGTCCTCTTCGCCAGCTTAGAGGCCTATTGCCATATACAAGGCTTCTGA
- the slc8a2a gene encoding sodium/calcium exchanger 2a isoform X4, with protein sequence MYMFLGVSIIADRFMASIEVITSQEKEVTITKPNGETTITTVRVWNETVSNLTLMALGSSAPEILLSVIEVCGHNFDAGELGPGTIVGSAAFNMFVIIGLCVWVIPDGESRKIKHLRVFFITAFWSIFAYVWLYLILAVISPGIVEVWEAVVTLLYFPVCVILAWIADRRLLFYKYMHKRYRADKRHGIVVEMEGDLAPKGVEVIMDGKLSDGSLCPGNSSSVTVSVQTNELDQNKDEVVRILKDLKEKHPDKDLDQLIEMANYSALVHQKKSRAFYRVQATRMMIGAGNILKKHAAEQTRRSGGQEADKATCSHICFESAQYQCTENCGTLSLGVILDGGTGQNTFYVDYCTENGSANAGADYEFTQGTLVFKPGETRKEIKVGILDDDIFEEDEHFFVHLQKLRVEEGENEGAGTPPKGRLVEPLVATITILDDDHAGIFTFGQRVLRVSESTGTLMVTVVRNSGSRGTVAVPYHTEDGSAKAGVDYEENRGELEFTNEQTSQTLQVRIINVEEYEKQENFFIVLEDPKWLKRGLSVALLVGQDRNPTPEEEEARRISEMGKPILGEHSSLEVIIEESCEFKNTVDKLLKDTNLAVVIGTHSWREQFIEAVTVSAGDGDEEEGQEQRMPNCFDYFMHILCIFWKILFACVPPTEYWNGWACFIVSISVIGVLTAIIGDLASHFGCTVGLRDAVTAVVFVALGTSLPDTFASKVAATQDQYADACVGNVTGSNAVNVFLGIGVAWSVAAVYWEVKGKVFRVDPGSLAFSVTLFTIFAFFSMGVLMLRRKPSIGGELGGPRIPKVLTSLLFFGLWFLYVLFASLEAYCHIQGF encoded by the exons ATGTACATGTTCCTGGGTGTGTCCATCATCGCAGACCGCTTCATGGCATCCATTGAAGTCATCACCTCTCAG GAAAAGGAGGTGACCATCACCAAACCTAACGGTGAAACTACAATAACTACAGTGAGAGTCTGGAATGAGACCGTGTCCAACCTCACTCTCATGGCCCTGGGGTCCTCTGCGCCTGAGATCCTGCTTTCTGTTATTGAG GTGTGTGGGCACAACTTTGATGCAGGGGAGCTCGGCCCAGGCACCATAGTGGGCAGCGCTGCCTTCAATATGTTTGTGATAATCGGTCTATGTGTGTGGGTGATCCCTGACGGAGAGTCTCGCAAGATCAAACACCtgcgtgtgttttttattaCGGCTTTCTGGAGTATTTTTGCCTATGTTTGGCTCTACCTCATACTGGCTGTCATCTCACCAGGGATTGTAGAG GTGTGGGAGGCCGTAGTGACACTGCTTTACTTTCCGGTGTGTGTGATCTTGGCTTGGATTGCTGACCGTCGCCTACTCTTCTACAAATACATGCACAAGCGTTATCGTGCTGACAAGCGTCATGGCATCGTGGTGGAAATGGAAGGTGACCTTGCGCCCAAAGGCGTTGAAGTGATCATGGATGGAAAGTTGTCAGATGGCAGTTTGTGCCCTGGAAACTCCTCCAGTGTGACAGTGTCTGTGCAGACAAATGAACTAGACCAGAACAAAGATGAG GTGGTCCGCATCCTTAAAGACCTGAAGGAGAAACATCCAGACAAAGACCTCGACCAGCTGATTGAGATGGCCAACTACTCTGCCCTGGTCCACCAGAAGAAGAGCCGTGCCTTCTACCGTGTCCAGGCGACACGCATGATGATCGGTGCTGGTAACATATTAAAGAAACATGCTGCTGAGCAGACACGCCGCTCAGGAGGCCAGGAGGCTGACAAGGCCACATGCtcacacatttgttttgaaagtgCCCAGTACCAGTGCACTGAGAACTGTGGCACTCTGAGCCTTGGGGTGATCCTTGATGGGGGCACAGGTCAGAACACTTTCTATGTGGACTACTGTACAGAAAATGGCTCCGCCAATGCTGGGGCAGACTATGAATTCACTCAGGGAACCCTGGTGTTTAAGCCAGGGGAGACCCGCAAAGAGATCAAG GTGGGTATCTTGGATGATGACATCTTTGAGGAGGATGAGCATTTCTTTGTGCATCTTCAGAAACTGAGGGTAGAAGAAGGTGAAAATGAAGGGGCAGGAACTCCACCCAAGGGTAGACTAGTGGAGCCACTGGTTGCCACTATCACTATCTTGGATGATGACCATGCTGGCATCTTCACCTTTGGTCAGCGGGTACTGCGGGTGAGTGAGAGCACAGGCACGTTGATGGTGACAGTGGTGAGGAACTCAGGGTCCAGGGGCACTGTTGCTGTGCCATACCATACAGAGGATGGCAGTGCCAAAGCTGGGGTGGACTATGAGGAGAACAGAGGGGAGTTGGAATTCACCAATGAACAGACCAG TCAGACCTTACAAGTGCGCATCATAAATGTGGAAGAATATGAGAAGCAGGAAAACTTCTTCATTGTGCTTGAAGACCCCAAATGGCTGAAGCGAGGACTCTCTG TGGCCCTGTTGGTAGGCCAAGACC GAAACCCCACCCCCGAGGAGGAAGAGGCAAGGAGGATCTCTGAGATGGGTAAACCCATTCTAGGAGAGCACAGCAGCCTAGAGGTCATCATAGAGGAGTCCTGTGAGTTTAAG AACACTGTGGACAAACTCCTAAAGGACACCAATCTGGCTGTGGTGATTGGCACTCATTCGTGGAGAGAGCAGTTCATTGAAGCAGTCACAGTCAGTGCAG GTGATGGAGATGAAGAAGAGGGACAAGAGCAGCGAATGCCAAACTGCTTCGACTATTTCATGCACATATTGTGCATTTTTTGGAagattttgtttgcatgtgttccGCCAACCGAGTACTGGAATGGCTGGGCATGCTTCATAGTGTCAATCTCTGTCATTGGTGTCTTAACGGCCATTATCGGGGACCTAGCCTCCCATTTTGGCTGCACTGTAGGCCTGAGAGATGCTGTCACAGCAGTGGTCTTTGTAGCACTGGGGACTTCACTTCCTG ATACCTTTGCCAGTAAAGTGGCTGCCACTCAGGACCAGTATGCAGATGCATGTGTGGGAAATGTGACAGGAAGCAATGcagttaatgtgtttttgggCATTGGAGTGGCCTGGTCTGTGGCTGCTGTATATTGGGAAGTCAAAGGGAAGGTCTTCCGTGTGGACCCTGGCTCGCTGGCCTTCTCCGTCACACTCTTCACCATTTTTGCCTTCTTCAGTATGGGAGTGTTGATGCTACGCCGGAAACCGTCCATAGGTGGCGAACTGGGAGGTCCACGGATCCCCAAAGTCCTCacttcactgcttttctttggaCTGTGGTTTCTCTACGTCCTCTTCGCCAGCTTAGAGGCCTATTGCCATATACAAGGCTTCTGA
- the slc8a2a gene encoding sodium/calcium exchanger 2a isoform X8 has product MYMFLGVSIIADRFMASIEVITSQEKEVTITKPNGETTITTVRVWNETVSNLTLMALGSSAPEILLSVIEVCGHNFDAGELGPGTIVGSAAFNMFVIIGLCVWVIPDGESRKIKHLRVFFITAFWSIFAYVWLYLILAVISPGIVEVWEAVVTLLYFPVCVILAWIADRRLLFYKYMHKRYRADKRHGIVVEMEGDLAPKGVEVIMDGKLSDGSLCPGNSSSVTVSVQTNELDQNKDEVVRILKDLKEKHPDKDLDQLIEMANYSALVHQKKSRAFYRVQATRMMIGAGNILKKHAAEQTRRSGGQEADKATCSHICFESAQYQCTENCGTLSLGVILDGGTGQNTFYVDYCTENGSANAGADYEFTQGTLVFKPGETRKEIKVGILDDDIFEEDEHFFVHLQKLRVEEGENEGAGTPPKGRLVEPLVATITILDDDHAGIFTFGQRVLRVSESTGTLMVTVVRNSGSRGTVAVPYHTEDGSAKAGVDYEENRGELEFTNEQTSQTLQVRIINVEEYEKQENFFIVLEDPKWLKRGLSGDNIPAHEEEARRISEMGKPILGEHSSLEVIIEESCEFKNTVDKLLKDTNLAVVIGTHSWREQFIEAVTVSAGDGDEEEGQEQRMPNCFDYFMHILCIFWKILFACVPPTEYWNGWACFIVSISVIGVLTAIIGDLASHFGCTVGLRDAVTAVVFVALGTSLPDTFASKVAATQDQYADACVGNVTGSNAVNVFLGIGVAWSVAAVYWEVKGKVFRVDPGSLAFSVTLFTIFAFFSMGVLMLRRKPSIGGELGGPRIPKVLTSLLFFGLWFLYVLFASLEAYCHIQGF; this is encoded by the exons ATGTACATGTTCCTGGGTGTGTCCATCATCGCAGACCGCTTCATGGCATCCATTGAAGTCATCACCTCTCAG GAAAAGGAGGTGACCATCACCAAACCTAACGGTGAAACTACAATAACTACAGTGAGAGTCTGGAATGAGACCGTGTCCAACCTCACTCTCATGGCCCTGGGGTCCTCTGCGCCTGAGATCCTGCTTTCTGTTATTGAG GTGTGTGGGCACAACTTTGATGCAGGGGAGCTCGGCCCAGGCACCATAGTGGGCAGCGCTGCCTTCAATATGTTTGTGATAATCGGTCTATGTGTGTGGGTGATCCCTGACGGAGAGTCTCGCAAGATCAAACACCtgcgtgtgttttttattaCGGCTTTCTGGAGTATTTTTGCCTATGTTTGGCTCTACCTCATACTGGCTGTCATCTCACCAGGGATTGTAGAG GTGTGGGAGGCCGTAGTGACACTGCTTTACTTTCCGGTGTGTGTGATCTTGGCTTGGATTGCTGACCGTCGCCTACTCTTCTACAAATACATGCACAAGCGTTATCGTGCTGACAAGCGTCATGGCATCGTGGTGGAAATGGAAGGTGACCTTGCGCCCAAAGGCGTTGAAGTGATCATGGATGGAAAGTTGTCAGATGGCAGTTTGTGCCCTGGAAACTCCTCCAGTGTGACAGTGTCTGTGCAGACAAATGAACTAGACCAGAACAAAGATGAG GTGGTCCGCATCCTTAAAGACCTGAAGGAGAAACATCCAGACAAAGACCTCGACCAGCTGATTGAGATGGCCAACTACTCTGCCCTGGTCCACCAGAAGAAGAGCCGTGCCTTCTACCGTGTCCAGGCGACACGCATGATGATCGGTGCTGGTAACATATTAAAGAAACATGCTGCTGAGCAGACACGCCGCTCAGGAGGCCAGGAGGCTGACAAGGCCACATGCtcacacatttgttttgaaagtgCCCAGTACCAGTGCACTGAGAACTGTGGCACTCTGAGCCTTGGGGTGATCCTTGATGGGGGCACAGGTCAGAACACTTTCTATGTGGACTACTGTACAGAAAATGGCTCCGCCAATGCTGGGGCAGACTATGAATTCACTCAGGGAACCCTGGTGTTTAAGCCAGGGGAGACCCGCAAAGAGATCAAG GTGGGTATCTTGGATGATGACATCTTTGAGGAGGATGAGCATTTCTTTGTGCATCTTCAGAAACTGAGGGTAGAAGAAGGTGAAAATGAAGGGGCAGGAACTCCACCCAAGGGTAGACTAGTGGAGCCACTGGTTGCCACTATCACTATCTTGGATGATGACCATGCTGGCATCTTCACCTTTGGTCAGCGGGTACTGCGGGTGAGTGAGAGCACAGGCACGTTGATGGTGACAGTGGTGAGGAACTCAGGGTCCAGGGGCACTGTTGCTGTGCCATACCATACAGAGGATGGCAGTGCCAAAGCTGGGGTGGACTATGAGGAGAACAGAGGGGAGTTGGAATTCACCAATGAACAGACCAG TCAGACCTTACAAGTGCGCATCATAAATGTGGAAGAATATGAGAAGCAGGAAAACTTCTTCATTGTGCTTGAAGACCCCAAATGGCTGAAGCGAGGACTCTCTGGTGA CAATATCCCAGCTCAT GAGGAAGAGGCAAGGAGGATCTCTGAGATGGGTAAACCCATTCTAGGAGAGCACAGCAGCCTAGAGGTCATCATAGAGGAGTCCTGTGAGTTTAAG AACACTGTGGACAAACTCCTAAAGGACACCAATCTGGCTGTGGTGATTGGCACTCATTCGTGGAGAGAGCAGTTCATTGAAGCAGTCACAGTCAGTGCAG GTGATGGAGATGAAGAAGAGGGACAAGAGCAGCGAATGCCAAACTGCTTCGACTATTTCATGCACATATTGTGCATTTTTTGGAagattttgtttgcatgtgttccGCCAACCGAGTACTGGAATGGCTGGGCATGCTTCATAGTGTCAATCTCTGTCATTGGTGTCTTAACGGCCATTATCGGGGACCTAGCCTCCCATTTTGGCTGCACTGTAGGCCTGAGAGATGCTGTCACAGCAGTGGTCTTTGTAGCACTGGGGACTTCACTTCCTG ATACCTTTGCCAGTAAAGTGGCTGCCACTCAGGACCAGTATGCAGATGCATGTGTGGGAAATGTGACAGGAAGCAATGcagttaatgtgtttttgggCATTGGAGTGGCCTGGTCTGTGGCTGCTGTATATTGGGAAGTCAAAGGGAAGGTCTTCCGTGTGGACCCTGGCTCGCTGGCCTTCTCCGTCACACTCTTCACCATTTTTGCCTTCTTCAGTATGGGAGTGTTGATGCTACGCCGGAAACCGTCCATAGGTGGCGAACTGGGAGGTCCACGGATCCCCAAAGTCCTCacttcactgcttttctttggaCTGTGGTTTCTCTACGTCCTCTTCGCCAGCTTAGAGGCCTATTGCCATATACAAGGCTTCTGA
- the slc8a2a gene encoding sodium/calcium exchanger 2a isoform X5, with amino-acid sequence MYMFLGVSIIADRFMASIEVITSQEKEVTITKPNGETTITTVRVWNETVSNLTLMALGSSAPEILLSVIEVCGHNFDAGELGPGTIVGSAAFNMFVIIGLCVWVIPDGESRKIKHLRVFFITAFWSIFAYVWLYLILAVISPGIVEVWEAVVTLLYFPVCVILAWIADRRLLFYKYMHKRYRADKRHGIVVEMEGDLAPKGVEVIMDGKLSDGSLCPGNSSSVTVSVQTNELDQNKDEVVRILKDLKEKHPDKDLDQLIEMANYSALVHQKKSRAFYRVQATRMMIGAGNILKKHAAEQTRRSGGQEADKATCSHICFESAQYQCTENCGTLSLGVILDGGTGQNTFYVDYCTENGSANAGADYEFTQGTLVFKPGETRKEIKVGILDDDIFEEDEHFFVHLQKLRVEEGENEGAGTPPKGRLVEPLVATITILDDDHAGIFTFGQRVLRVSESTGTLMVTVVRNSGSRGTVAVPYHTEDGSAKAGVDYEENRGELEFTNEQTSQTLQVRIINVEEYEKQENFFIVLEDPKWLKRGLSGECQDRNPTPEEEEARRISEMGKPILGEHSSLEVIIEESCEFKNTVDKLLKDTNLAVVIGTHSWREQFIEAVTVSAGDGDEEEGQEQRMPNCFDYFMHILCIFWKILFACVPPTEYWNGWACFIVSISVIGVLTAIIGDLASHFGCTVGLRDAVTAVVFVALGTSLPDTFASKVAATQDQYADACVGNVTGSNAVNVFLGIGVAWSVAAVYWEVKGKVFRVDPGSLAFSVTLFTIFAFFSMGVLMLRRKPSIGGELGGPRIPKVLTSLLFFGLWFLYVLFASLEAYCHIQGF; translated from the exons ATGTACATGTTCCTGGGTGTGTCCATCATCGCAGACCGCTTCATGGCATCCATTGAAGTCATCACCTCTCAG GAAAAGGAGGTGACCATCACCAAACCTAACGGTGAAACTACAATAACTACAGTGAGAGTCTGGAATGAGACCGTGTCCAACCTCACTCTCATGGCCCTGGGGTCCTCTGCGCCTGAGATCCTGCTTTCTGTTATTGAG GTGTGTGGGCACAACTTTGATGCAGGGGAGCTCGGCCCAGGCACCATAGTGGGCAGCGCTGCCTTCAATATGTTTGTGATAATCGGTCTATGTGTGTGGGTGATCCCTGACGGAGAGTCTCGCAAGATCAAACACCtgcgtgtgttttttattaCGGCTTTCTGGAGTATTTTTGCCTATGTTTGGCTCTACCTCATACTGGCTGTCATCTCACCAGGGATTGTAGAG GTGTGGGAGGCCGTAGTGACACTGCTTTACTTTCCGGTGTGTGTGATCTTGGCTTGGATTGCTGACCGTCGCCTACTCTTCTACAAATACATGCACAAGCGTTATCGTGCTGACAAGCGTCATGGCATCGTGGTGGAAATGGAAGGTGACCTTGCGCCCAAAGGCGTTGAAGTGATCATGGATGGAAAGTTGTCAGATGGCAGTTTGTGCCCTGGAAACTCCTCCAGTGTGACAGTGTCTGTGCAGACAAATGAACTAGACCAGAACAAAGATGAG GTGGTCCGCATCCTTAAAGACCTGAAGGAGAAACATCCAGACAAAGACCTCGACCAGCTGATTGAGATGGCCAACTACTCTGCCCTGGTCCACCAGAAGAAGAGCCGTGCCTTCTACCGTGTCCAGGCGACACGCATGATGATCGGTGCTGGTAACATATTAAAGAAACATGCTGCTGAGCAGACACGCCGCTCAGGAGGCCAGGAGGCTGACAAGGCCACATGCtcacacatttgttttgaaagtgCCCAGTACCAGTGCACTGAGAACTGTGGCACTCTGAGCCTTGGGGTGATCCTTGATGGGGGCACAGGTCAGAACACTTTCTATGTGGACTACTGTACAGAAAATGGCTCCGCCAATGCTGGGGCAGACTATGAATTCACTCAGGGAACCCTGGTGTTTAAGCCAGGGGAGACCCGCAAAGAGATCAAG GTGGGTATCTTGGATGATGACATCTTTGAGGAGGATGAGCATTTCTTTGTGCATCTTCAGAAACTGAGGGTAGAAGAAGGTGAAAATGAAGGGGCAGGAACTCCACCCAAGGGTAGACTAGTGGAGCCACTGGTTGCCACTATCACTATCTTGGATGATGACCATGCTGGCATCTTCACCTTTGGTCAGCGGGTACTGCGGGTGAGTGAGAGCACAGGCACGTTGATGGTGACAGTGGTGAGGAACTCAGGGTCCAGGGGCACTGTTGCTGTGCCATACCATACAGAGGATGGCAGTGCCAAAGCTGGGGTGGACTATGAGGAGAACAGAGGGGAGTTGGAATTCACCAATGAACAGACCAG TCAGACCTTACAAGTGCGCATCATAAATGTGGAAGAATATGAGAAGCAGGAAAACTTCTTCATTGTGCTTGAAGACCCCAAATGGCTGAAGCGAGGACTCTCTGGTGAGT GCCAAGACC GAAACCCCACCCCCGAGGAGGAAGAGGCAAGGAGGATCTCTGAGATGGGTAAACCCATTCTAGGAGAGCACAGCAGCCTAGAGGTCATCATAGAGGAGTCCTGTGAGTTTAAG AACACTGTGGACAAACTCCTAAAGGACACCAATCTGGCTGTGGTGATTGGCACTCATTCGTGGAGAGAGCAGTTCATTGAAGCAGTCACAGTCAGTGCAG GTGATGGAGATGAAGAAGAGGGACAAGAGCAGCGAATGCCAAACTGCTTCGACTATTTCATGCACATATTGTGCATTTTTTGGAagattttgtttgcatgtgttccGCCAACCGAGTACTGGAATGGCTGGGCATGCTTCATAGTGTCAATCTCTGTCATTGGTGTCTTAACGGCCATTATCGGGGACCTAGCCTCCCATTTTGGCTGCACTGTAGGCCTGAGAGATGCTGTCACAGCAGTGGTCTTTGTAGCACTGGGGACTTCACTTCCTG ATACCTTTGCCAGTAAAGTGGCTGCCACTCAGGACCAGTATGCAGATGCATGTGTGGGAAATGTGACAGGAAGCAATGcagttaatgtgtttttgggCATTGGAGTGGCCTGGTCTGTGGCTGCTGTATATTGGGAAGTCAAAGGGAAGGTCTTCCGTGTGGACCCTGGCTCGCTGGCCTTCTCCGTCACACTCTTCACCATTTTTGCCTTCTTCAGTATGGGAGTGTTGATGCTACGCCGGAAACCGTCCATAGGTGGCGAACTGGGAGGTCCACGGATCCCCAAAGTCCTCacttcactgcttttctttggaCTGTGGTTTCTCTACGTCCTCTTCGCCAGCTTAGAGGCCTATTGCCATATACAAGGCTTCTGA